Proteins co-encoded in one Oncorhynchus nerka isolate Pitt River unplaced genomic scaffold, Oner_Uvic_2.0 unplaced_scaffold_1186, whole genome shotgun sequence genomic window:
- the LOC135569187 gene encoding oxysterol-binding protein-related protein 10-like translates to VLRLLEHDEEYVFTLPCAYARSILTVPWVELGGKVTISCAKSGYSATVTFHTKPFYGGKIHRVTAEVKHNPTGTIVCKAQGEWNGTLEFTYSSGETKVINTSKLPVIRKKIRPMEKQGHYESRRLWQHVTSALRSGNIDSATEHKHCLEERQRAEGRQRAASNTPWTPKYFIKEGEGWVYHNPLWKTH, encoded by the exons gtgttCTACGTCTGTTGGAGCATGATGAGGAGTATGTGTTCACTCTGCCCTGTGCCTACGCCCGCTCCATTCTTACCGTACCCTGGGTGGAGCTGGGAGGGAAAGTCACCATCAGTTGTGCCAAGAGTGGATACTCTGCCACCGTTACCTTCCATACTAAACCCTTCTATGGAGGAAAGATACACAg AGTGACAGCGGAGGTCAAGCACAACCCGACGGGGACCATAGTGTGTAAGGCCCAAGGGGAATGGAACGGTACCCTAGAGTTCACCTACAGCAGTGGAGAGACCAAGGTCATCAACACCTCCAAGCTGCCTGTCATCAGGAAGAAGATACGCCCCATGGAGAAACAGGGACACTACGAATcacg GCGTCTGTGGCAGCATGTCACCTCAGCTCTGAGATCAGGAAACATTGACTCTGCTACAGAGCACAAACACTgtctggaggagaggcagagagcagagggccGACAGAGAGCTGCCTCCAACACACCCTGGACACCCAAGTACTTCATCAAGGAG gGCGAGGGCTGGGTGTATCACAACCCCTTGTGGAAGACCCACTGA